Genomic segment of Desulfitobacterium chlororespirans DSM 11544:
CTGCCTCCAGTCGTCAGGATGGCTTTATCCTGGGCTATCGTTTTATAGTTTTGAATCAAGGCCTCTCTTTGCTCCCAATAGCCATAATAGACTTCCAAACCCATAGGGCGATAAGATAAGAGCTCAGTCACCATACGATCATCCTGCAGCAAGCCGGGATGCGCCAGCACGGGTACACCACCGCATGTGTAGATCAAATCAACAGCTTCTTCAAAAGGATGTTCCAAAAATGGCAAGTAAGCAATCCCGTAAGGCTGGAAAAGTTTCGCTATCACAGGCCACTGGACAGTGCCGTTCTCGTGTTCATGAAGAGCCCGCATAATATGGCCTTTGCTTACCGCTCCTTCAGGATTGGCGATTTTCTCCACCTCCGCCCATTTCAGGGTGAATCCATCCTTCTGTAACCTTTTGACCATTTCAAAAGCCAAATAGGTTCGCTGCTGCCGAAGCTCCTTTAGCCGTGATTGGAGGTCTGAATGCATCATCGCCGCATAAGAAAAATAACCGAGCAAATGAACTTCCTTACCTTTGAAAGCTGTGATCAGCTCAACGCCGGGGATAATATTCAAATTATGCTTTTGGCCTAATTCCATGGCTTCCGGGACGCCGTTGGTGGTCTCATGATCGGTTAAAGCCAAAACGCGAACCCCCCGCTCGGCAGCCTCCTGGATAACTCCAGCCACTGAAAGGGAACCATCCGACTCTATTGTATGAATGTGT
This window contains:
- a CDS encoding PHP domain-containing protein is translated as MAIDLHIHTIESDGSLSVAGVIQEAAERGVRVLALTDHETTNGVPEAMELGQKHNLNIIPGVELITAFKGKEVHLLGYFSYAAMMHSDLQSRLKELRQQRTYLAFEMVKRLQKDGFTLKWAEVEKIANPEGAVSKGHIMRALHEHENGTVQWPVIAKLFQPYGIAYLPFLEHPFEEAVDLIYTCGGVPVLAHPGLLQDDRMVTELLSYRPMGLEVYYGYWEQREALIQNYKTIAQDKAILTTGGSDFHGLFGPVKLGEIVVPEQCSRELQTFLNLDF